In Desulfomonile tiedjei DSM 6799, a genomic segment contains:
- a CDS encoding GNAT family N-acetyltransferase, translating into MKMNLSALTTQYREEIVDIFNYYIENSFAAYPEQAVPYSFFDHLLETCRGYPAVAVLDSEGHAVGFGMLRPYNPLPTFSGTAEITYFLKPDTTRKGIGKALLEHLLAEGKNKNLRTVLASVSSLNEASIRFHLKNGFTEAGRFRNVVEKKGRIFDVVYFQRML; encoded by the coding sequence ATGAAGATGAATCTTTCTGCTCTCACAACGCAATATCGTGAAGAGATCGTCGACATATTCAACTATTACATTGAAAACAGCTTTGCCGCATACCCTGAACAAGCCGTCCCGTATTCCTTTTTCGATCATCTCTTGGAAACGTGTCGCGGCTATCCGGCAGTAGCGGTTCTAGACTCGGAAGGGCACGCCGTCGGATTTGGCATGCTCCGTCCCTACAACCCGCTTCCCACGTTCTCGGGGACAGCAGAGATAACATACTTTCTCAAGCCCGATACAACACGGAAAGGCATCGGCAAGGCTCTTCTCGAGCATCTCCTTGCGGAAGGAAAGAATAAGAATCTGAGAACAGTGCTTGCAAGCGTGTCTTCATTGAACGAAGCAAGTATCCGCTTTCACTTGAAGAACGGTTTTACGGAAGCTGGACGGTTTCGGAATGTCGTTGAGAAAAAAGGCAGAATTTTTGACGTGGTGTATTTCCAAAGGATGCTCTAG
- a CDS encoding nucleotidyltransferase domain-containing protein yields MGRGAVQRELENLVNAGLVVRRKQGNHVYFQANPKSAIFPELRSLMVKTAGIADILRQALAPLSERITFAFIYGSFAKGTETADSDVDVLFVGEAKLSEIVDLLMPAQQIMGREVNPSVYPLKEFSTKIAGGHHFLTSVVRDPKIFLIGDENVFRGLVEKRLAG; encoded by the coding sequence ATGGGGCGAGGAGCAGTTCAGCGTGAACTGGAAAATCTCGTCAACGCCGGATTAGTCGTGCGGCGCAAACAAGGAAATCACGTCTATTTTCAAGCTAATCCTAAATCAGCTATTTTCCCGGAGCTCAGATCTCTTATGGTCAAGACGGCCGGGATAGCCGATATTCTTCGACAAGCCTTAGCACCTTTATCAGAACGGATAACTTTCGCATTCATCTATGGATCCTTTGCAAAAGGAACTGAAACTGCTGACAGCGACGTGGATGTGCTTTTCGTCGGGGAAGCGAAACTTTCTGAAATTGTTGATTTGCTGATGCCCGCCCAGCAAATTATGGGGCGGGAAGTGAACCCTTCCGTTTATCCTTTGAAGGAATTCTCCACAAAAATCGCTGGAGGCCATCATTTCTTAACCTCGGTTGTTCGAGATCCGAAAATCTTTCTCATCGGAGACGAAAATGTCTTTAGAGGATTGGTTGAGAAACGGTTGGCTGGTTGA
- a CDS encoding MaoC family dehydratase produces MHVTTFTTSIDDRYFEDYVPGAAYECGSIAVEKREILEFANRFDPQPLHTDEEAAEKSVFGGIIASGWHTASLMMRLFVEHYLSRVASLSSPGVDELRWLKPVRPGDELFLRVTVMETIRSRSKPDRGVVRSFIEVRNQHDEIVMTMKALNLLGCRSIP; encoded by the coding sequence ATGCACGTCACCACTTTCACAACATCGATAGACGACCGTTATTTCGAAGATTACGTACCCGGCGCTGCCTATGAATGCGGCTCCATTGCAGTGGAAAAACGTGAAATTCTGGAGTTCGCCAACAGGTTCGACCCGCAACCGTTGCACACCGATGAAGAAGCAGCCGAAAAATCAGTGTTCGGGGGGATTATTGCCAGCGGCTGGCATACAGCCAGTCTCATGATGCGGTTGTTCGTCGAGCATTATTTATCACGGGTAGCAAGTCTCAGCTCACCGGGAGTAGACGAACTCCGTTGGCTGAAGCCGGTTCGGCCTGGCGATGAGCTTTTCCTTCGCGTCACGGTCATGGAAACTATCCGCTCACGGTCCAAGCCTGACAGAGGTGTTGTCCGATCGTTCATAGAAGTGAGAAATCAGCACGATGAGATCGTAATGACTATGAAGGCACTGAATTTATTGGGCTGCAGGTCGATTCCGTGA
- a CDS encoding 3-hydroxyacyl-CoA dehydrogenase/enoyl-CoA hydratase family protein encodes MAFSFRGRTISKVGVIGSGQIGPDIALHFVKVLHAYDVQVIVVDVAEQALEKGKAKLFKKIDKGAETGAFKPKEVDGMKSHVVFTSDYGQLKGADLVVEAATEDLPLKRRIFHQIEELVSADAILTSNSSHLEPERIFEELKHKGRSLCTHYFFPAERNPALEIIPGKDTDPEITELMMRFYEAIGKFPIHVGSRYGYAVDPVFEGLLLACVQCVDAGLGSTKEVDAVASKCLGLTVGPFTAHNLTGGNPITAHGLGDMHERLNPWFRVPESLKQIVASKGNWEVPGRGEKIDIAPEKEKAIAEELEGAYFAIVCDMLDAGIITTSDFDLLISVALDMKPPFTFMNSLGIDKALQLVEDFAKKYPDMPVSKTLKEQAASGKPWEVLDVLFEKKGNVGLITIRRPKALNALNSKVFKELDAYCEIIKNDPEIKAAVLTGFGNKAFVAGADIKEMAGLTDPAQGEAFARKGQISSANLEKIGKPVVAAMNGLGLGGGCEIAMCCTARIAPKGLRMFAGQPEVNLGLIPGMGGTQRLPRLIGFEKAAEMIRTAGPISSEQALEYGLVTELVEGDVLVRAIELARELGEGKTKVKMMEMGPLSNVPDKLPDVDIGHLSRAIDKLAVQAILEGGSMTLEDGLKNEAKRFGECWKTEDNRIGLQNFVEKGARSKAPFVHR; translated from the coding sequence ATGGCTTTTTCGTTCCGCGGACGAACGATCAGCAAAGTGGGCGTAATCGGCTCCGGCCAAATCGGCCCGGATATAGCTCTTCATTTTGTTAAGGTTCTACACGCCTATGATGTCCAGGTCATTGTGGTGGATGTGGCAGAGCAAGCCTTGGAAAAAGGCAAGGCGAAGCTGTTCAAGAAGATCGACAAGGGTGCTGAGACCGGCGCTTTCAAGCCCAAGGAAGTCGATGGCATGAAAAGCCACGTGGTGTTTACTTCCGATTACGGTCAGCTCAAAGGAGCAGACCTTGTCGTGGAAGCGGCAACTGAAGACTTGCCCTTGAAACGCCGAATTTTCCATCAGATTGAAGAACTGGTCAGCGCAGATGCCATTCTCACCAGCAATTCCTCACATCTGGAACCGGAACGCATATTCGAAGAATTGAAGCACAAAGGCCGCTCCTTGTGTACCCATTATTTCTTCCCGGCTGAAAGAAATCCAGCCCTGGAGATCATTCCCGGAAAGGATACGGACCCAGAGATTACCGAGCTTATGATGCGTTTCTACGAGGCAATCGGCAAATTCCCTATCCACGTTGGTTCGAGATACGGCTATGCCGTGGACCCCGTGTTCGAAGGGCTGCTTCTCGCGTGCGTTCAGTGTGTGGATGCAGGGTTGGGTTCCACGAAAGAGGTGGATGCCGTCGCTTCGAAATGTCTCGGCCTGACCGTAGGCCCCTTCACCGCGCACAATCTGACCGGCGGCAATCCGATTACCGCTCACGGTCTCGGAGACATGCACGAAAGACTCAATCCCTGGTTCAGGGTTCCGGAAAGCCTTAAACAGATTGTAGCATCCAAAGGTAACTGGGAAGTGCCTGGCAGAGGGGAAAAAATCGACATCGCTCCAGAGAAGGAAAAAGCAATCGCTGAAGAACTGGAAGGCGCATACTTCGCTATCGTATGCGACATGCTGGACGCGGGAATCATCACCACCAGCGATTTCGATCTTCTCATCAGTGTTGCGCTCGATATGAAGCCTCCGTTCACATTCATGAATTCCCTTGGTATAGATAAAGCGCTGCAGCTTGTGGAGGATTTTGCGAAAAAGTACCCCGACATGCCTGTGTCGAAAACATTGAAGGAACAGGCTGCTTCCGGAAAACCATGGGAAGTGCTGGACGTCCTTTTCGAGAAAAAAGGAAACGTCGGACTCATCACTATTCGCAGACCGAAAGCTCTGAACGCTTTGAATAGTAAAGTCTTCAAGGAATTGGATGCGTACTGCGAGATCATCAAGAATGACCCGGAAATAAAAGCTGCCGTGCTGACGGGTTTCGGAAACAAAGCATTTGTCGCGGGAGCAGATATCAAAGAAATGGCGGGACTCACCGACCCGGCACAGGGAGAAGCTTTCGCCCGCAAAGGTCAAATTTCGTCAGCCAACCTGGAGAAGATTGGAAAACCGGTCGTAGCAGCGATGAACGGTCTAGGCCTGGGAGGCGGATGCGAAATAGCCATGTGTTGCACGGCACGAATCGCTCCCAAAGGCTTGAGAATGTTCGCAGGCCAACCTGAAGTGAACCTGGGTCTCATTCCCGGAATGGGTGGTACGCAGCGATTGCCGAGGCTCATAGGGTTTGAAAAGGCTGCGGAGATGATAAGGACAGCAGGTCCCATCTCTTCCGAGCAGGCTCTGGAATACGGCCTTGTAACTGAGCTTGTTGAAGGCGACGTGCTTGTCCGCGCAATCGAACTGGCTCGAGAACTGGGCGAAGGCAAGACAAAAGTGAAGATGATGGAAATGGGACCTCTATCGAATGTCCCAGATAAACTGCCGGATGTGGATATCGGCCATCTATCCCGCGCCATAGACAAACTGGCAGTCCAGGCAATTCTCGAAGGCGGCAGCATGACCCTGGAAGATGGGCTCAAGAACGAAGCCAAGCGTTTCGGCGAGTGCTGGAAGACTGAAGACAACCGCATCGGATTGCAGAATTTTGTTGAAAAAGGAGCACGGTCCAAAGCCCCGTTCGTGCACAGATAG
- a CDS encoding nitroreductase: MELTKAVLERKSIRAFLPTPVSREAIVRATELCRWAPSWGNTQPWEIVIADGDKCRTLADRFYEEGRRGAPPRPNIEMPIEFSDVYKRRYMDLGRALLTHMGIERDDKDARIQHYLNMYRFFGAPCVAYFIIDGKLNEPYSCLDIGSIATTFCYAALQEGLGTIYLAASMHFPDIVKSVLEIPADKKVVIGIAVGYPDDSKPAATFRSDRDSVDQILRFA; encoded by the coding sequence ATGGAACTCACAAAAGCGGTTCTAGAGCGGAAAAGCATTCGCGCTTTTCTTCCAACTCCCGTGTCGCGGGAGGCGATCGTCAGGGCAACTGAACTCTGCCGATGGGCACCATCGTGGGGCAACACCCAGCCATGGGAAATCGTTATAGCGGACGGAGACAAATGCCGAACACTCGCGGACCGGTTTTATGAAGAAGGACGCAGAGGGGCTCCTCCACGGCCTAATATAGAAATGCCCATAGAGTTCTCCGATGTATACAAGAGAAGATACATGGACCTGGGAAGAGCCCTTCTCACGCATATGGGAATTGAACGAGACGACAAGGATGCTCGGATTCAGCATTATCTCAATATGTACCGGTTCTTTGGCGCACCGTGCGTTGCGTATTTTATTATCGACGGCAAGTTGAATGAGCCGTATTCCTGCCTGGATATCGGCTCCATAGCTACGACCTTTTGCTATGCCGCTCTCCAGGAGGGGCTTGGAACGATCTATCTGGCCGCGTCCATGCACTTTCCGGATATCGTCAAGAGTGTCCTTGAAATTCCAGCGGACAAGAAGGTCGTCATCGGAATAGCAGTGGGGTATCCGGATGATTCCAAACCTGCTGCCACGTTCCGAAGCGATCGGGATTCCGTGGATCAGATCTTGCGTTTCGCCTGA
- a CDS encoding NHL repeat-containing protein has product MRRREFIKSVGMVGVFSLLSTIPLHAAGYGSKSGSKSPDLMGPFDLAQMPDGNLLVSDPAHYRVIGLDRDLKQVASFGDPGSHAGFLNFPKGLSIDSAGSVYVADSNNCRVQVFDSTGKLKSVIGSIGSIGGSFATPQGVFVAPDGRLFVADTRNHRVQIFRNGEVEAIIGELGDANDQFRLPTAVGVNSQGEILILDSKHGMVKIFDKNLQFVKSIGKDGTAPGSLRMPQGMKIDASDDIWVADTGNHRIQKFGTDGTVRALYGKQGSGPDEFKSPTGLAVTTDKLFVADNGNSRIQVFAKN; this is encoded by the coding sequence ATGAGGCGGCGTGAATTCATCAAATCTGTCGGTATGGTGGGTGTTTTTTCCCTGCTCTCCACCATTCCCTTACATGCCGCAGGATACGGATCAAAGTCAGGGTCGAAATCCCCCGATCTGATGGGACCCTTCGATCTCGCTCAGATGCCGGACGGAAACCTTCTTGTGAGCGATCCTGCCCATTATCGCGTGATCGGACTGGACCGCGATTTGAAGCAAGTTGCGTCGTTTGGCGACCCGGGCTCTCATGCAGGTTTCTTGAATTTCCCCAAAGGGCTTAGCATCGATTCAGCCGGGTCCGTGTACGTGGCTGACTCCAACAATTGCAGAGTTCAGGTGTTCGATTCCACAGGAAAACTCAAGTCCGTAATAGGTTCTATCGGTTCCATCGGAGGGTCTTTTGCAACTCCGCAAGGAGTATTCGTTGCACCTGACGGACGCCTCTTTGTTGCGGATACGAGAAATCACAGAGTGCAGATCTTCCGGAACGGCGAGGTCGAGGCAATAATCGGAGAACTTGGCGACGCGAACGATCAGTTTCGTTTGCCGACTGCTGTTGGAGTCAACAGTCAAGGTGAAATACTGATTCTGGACAGCAAACACGGCATGGTCAAAATCTTCGACAAGAACCTGCAGTTTGTAAAGTCGATCGGCAAAGATGGCACTGCGCCGGGTTCGTTGAGAATGCCTCAAGGTATGAAAATCGACGCTTCAGACGATATTTGGGTCGCGGACACGGGAAATCACCGAATTCAAAAATTCGGAACAGATGGGACTGTTCGGGCACTTTATGGAAAACAGGGTTCCGGACCGGATGAATTCAAAAGCCCCACAGGACTGGCAGTGACAACTGACAAACTGTTCGTCGCAGATAATGGAAACAGCCGAATTCAGGTGTTTGCGAAAAATTGA
- a CDS encoding 4Fe-4S dicluster domain-containing protein — protein sequence MMLSKLWDNPAGFLWQLVRSRDARLVFYMALVAVLFPSARFILFLVFFLILGIMWGRDYQRTGSRKLAGLAAVLVCILIGYGITRVNVEHIDILRQSTSPWGNGIELVADGSYTGSSEGFRGLMTVRVDVKDHRIIDVRTLTYPDAISVEDNDIEAFRKELLEKGKLEAPAQPSLYRGATVSLTGYADAVEDALSKGIPNYPEYNLFSRLFLATFIGKAPSRVTLNALAILFAGFIVFEYALQSMLTPGTGRSINCYNCATCVGACPVKEAEGVQMPMGLVLLTRLGDYDRVMELSKYCVGCGRCAAKCPIGNSGPMVISAAYMASREQKKLLGESGGQLKEKTESA from the coding sequence ATGATGTTGTCAAAGCTATGGGATAATCCGGCCGGTTTCCTCTGGCAGTTGGTACGCTCGAGAGATGCTCGTCTGGTATTCTACATGGCATTGGTAGCCGTTCTTTTTCCGAGCGCCCGGTTCATCCTGTTTTTGGTGTTTTTTCTGATTTTGGGAATCATGTGGGGAAGGGATTATCAGCGTACCGGAAGCCGTAAGCTGGCGGGACTCGCTGCAGTTTTGGTGTGCATCCTCATCGGATACGGAATCACCAGAGTGAACGTGGAACATATCGATATATTGCGCCAATCGACCAGCCCGTGGGGTAATGGCATTGAACTCGTTGCAGACGGAAGCTACACCGGGTCCAGTGAAGGCTTCAGAGGTCTTATGACCGTGCGGGTAGATGTGAAAGATCATCGGATTATCGACGTGAGAACTCTGACGTATCCCGATGCCATCTCCGTTGAAGATAACGATATAGAGGCATTCCGAAAGGAACTCTTAGAAAAGGGAAAACTGGAAGCTCCGGCTCAGCCGAGTTTGTACCGAGGAGCTACAGTAAGCCTCACCGGATACGCTGACGCTGTGGAAGACGCATTGTCAAAGGGCATACCGAATTACCCGGAATATAATCTGTTTTCAAGGCTCTTCCTTGCAACATTCATCGGCAAGGCTCCGAGCCGGGTGACGCTCAATGCGTTGGCCATTTTGTTCGCGGGTTTCATTGTCTTTGAATATGCGCTCCAGTCCATGCTGACACCCGGTACGGGCCGCAGCATCAACTGTTACAACTGTGCCACCTGTGTCGGCGCATGCCCGGTCAAGGAAGCGGAAGGCGTTCAGATGCCCATGGGATTGGTTCTGCTGACCAGGTTGGGAGATTACGACCGAGTCATGGAGCTTTCCAAGTATTGCGTAGGCTGTGGGAGATGCGCTGCAAAATGTCCTATCGGGAATTCAGGGCCAATGGTCATTTCCGCTGCTTACATGGCTTCACGGGAGCAAAAAAAGTTGCTCGGTGAAAGCGGTGGTCAGCTCAAAGAAAAAACGGAGTCCGCTTGA
- a CDS encoding NapC/NirT cytochrome c family protein, producing the protein MGRISWYWYVLAVVALVVVVAGLGEFSVQSSTCMMCHTQEAAYSDFMKARLSKEKKGFSHELIACASCHMKGGAARTVGSRLDGLLHTVSYIVPQLDPRSSQTSGLFNRTRIPSENCQYCHLAAINRKAVQVKDLPPELQKIGLVMDHRKHVIARDDTCARCHERYKDQKVADKSVAYTEVNHLACDSCHTGAAHAYRSGQMLPMTNQRFAAAKENAWERLSSNPRWMVAFPSELSCRRCHNGKIHYKTKIFLADCRNGKVYEDCLKCHPSMTREYFEQHRKKAQDQSLASVREQGLWSAHDGLTTVGGKAGAQ; encoded by the coding sequence ATGGGCAGAATTTCCTGGTACTGGTACGTATTGGCTGTCGTGGCTCTCGTAGTCGTGGTGGCCGGCCTTGGGGAATTCTCGGTCCAAAGCTCCACCTGTATGATGTGTCACACGCAGGAAGCGGCATACAGCGATTTCATGAAAGCGAGATTGAGCAAGGAGAAAAAAGGCTTCTCGCACGAGCTGATAGCGTGCGCATCATGCCATATGAAGGGCGGAGCCGCCCGGACGGTTGGCTCCAGGTTGGATGGTCTACTCCATACCGTCAGCTATATCGTGCCCCAGTTGGACCCGCGGAGTTCTCAGACTTCCGGTTTGTTCAACCGTACGAGGATTCCCAGTGAGAATTGCCAGTATTGTCATCTTGCGGCAATCAACAGAAAAGCCGTTCAGGTGAAGGACCTGCCGCCGGAATTGCAGAAGATCGGCCTCGTTATGGATCACAGAAAACACGTGATTGCCAGAGACGATACGTGCGCCCGGTGCCACGAACGATACAAAGACCAAAAAGTAGCTGATAAATCCGTTGCGTACACAGAAGTAAACCATCTTGCGTGCGATTCCTGTCACACGGGTGCTGCACACGCGTATCGCAGCGGTCAGATGCTTCCCATGACGAACCAGCGCTTTGCCGCTGCAAAAGAGAACGCCTGGGAAAGATTGTCAAGCAATCCCCGTTGGATGGTGGCTTTCCCGTCGGAATTAAGCTGCCGACGATGCCACAATGGAAAGATTCATTATAAGACGAAGATATTCCTGGCAGACTGCCGGAACGGAAAGGTATACGAAGATTGCCTGAAATGCCATCCGAGCATGACGCGGGAATATTTCGAGCAACACAGAAAAAAAGCTCAAGACCAGTCTTTGGCCTCAGTTCGTGAGCAGGGACTTTGGAGTGCCCACGACGGACTCACGACAGTGGGAGGCAAAGCAGGAGCACAATAA
- a CDS encoding 4Fe-4S dicluster domain-containing protein, protein MPTVRDESKDKINREVADIILDKKEPPVARFRLLSKGMEPYHRLYLTDVECDITGDKGCLACGNCIDSCPVLRKDPSRFEKTEQRTSFALEACVGEDCEQCYSCVLACPQVDTAYKDYIVDEVIPETIQPAPRITALDNYFMAIIALILGLVIGVFIAR, encoded by the coding sequence ATGCCAACTGTGAGAGACGAATCTAAAGACAAGATTAACCGAGAAGTCGCAGATATAATACTCGACAAAAAAGAGCCGCCCGTAGCCCGTTTCAGGCTGCTCTCCAAAGGAATGGAACCGTATCATCGGCTCTATCTGACCGATGTGGAATGCGATATCACAGGTGACAAGGGTTGCCTTGCATGCGGCAACTGTATCGATTCCTGTCCGGTGTTGCGCAAAGATCCCAGCCGTTTCGAAAAAACGGAGCAGCGTACCTCCTTCGCACTTGAAGCATGCGTGGGAGAAGATTGCGAGCAGTGTTATTCATGCGTGCTTGCATGTCCGCAAGTGGATACCGCTTACAAAGATTACATCGTAGATGAAGTGATTCCCGAGACGATTCAGCCTGCACCTCGCATTACGGCGCTGGATAACTATTTTATGGCGATTATCGCGCTGATTCTGGGATTGGTCATAGGCGTGTTCATTGCACGATAA
- a CDS encoding 4Fe-4S dicluster domain-containing protein yields the protein MSTAVQTETVQDTQAVQTERTDLVPIFIMGKRYNVPSTLTIQKAFEYAGYQLIRSCGCRGGICGACATVYRLPDSPKIYVGLACQTVVQPNMYIAMVPFFPANRAIYDIEEITPDTKTLLKLYPELAKCMGCNTCTKSCPMDVPVMEYISAALRGDVAKAADLSFSCVMCGICTSRCPAELAQYHIAMLCRRMTGKYLTPQAPHLPEMLRRIESGRYEEPLRQLMTTDLETLRKLYVERQMEPHTADEMWEPDDKRFL from the coding sequence ATGTCAACGGCTGTGCAAACGGAAACCGTCCAGGATACTCAGGCAGTACAGACTGAAAGAACAGATCTGGTACCGATCTTTATCATGGGAAAACGGTACAATGTCCCCAGCACGCTAACTATTCAAAAAGCTTTTGAATACGCCGGATATCAGCTCATCCGAAGTTGTGGATGCAGAGGCGGAATTTGCGGAGCATGTGCGACGGTTTACAGGCTTCCCGATAGTCCGAAGATTTACGTGGGACTCGCATGTCAGACGGTGGTTCAGCCGAACATGTACATCGCCATGGTGCCCTTTTTCCCGGCAAACAGGGCCATCTATGACATTGAAGAGATTACTCCCGATACGAAAACATTACTGAAGCTCTATCCGGAATTGGCCAAATGCATGGGATGCAACACCTGCACGAAATCCTGTCCCATGGACGTTCCGGTAATGGAATACATTTCCGCTGCGCTTCGCGGGGACGTTGCCAAGGCTGCCGATCTCTCATTTTCATGTGTTATGTGTGGCATTTGCACATCCCGATGTCCGGCTGAGCTGGCCCAATACCATATTGCGATGCTGTGCCGCAGAATGACAGGGAAATACCTTACACCGCAGGCGCCGCATCTGCCGGAAATGCTCCGTCGGATCGAATCGGGTCGCTACGAAGAGCCGCTTCGTCAGCTCATGACTACAGACCTCGAAACGCTTCGGAAGCTTTACGTGGAACGTCAAATGGAGCCGCATACCGCGGACGAAATGTGGGAACCTGACGACAAGCGTTTTCTCTGA
- a CDS encoding FAD-binding protein — MGYPQELMELIKNVDRTRPERVARKKAGQEFRALTLDERKDRLEKYHPDFRTGALRELKIGPSKGYAIAPEIADVFEARSRVDPDKINLNEVHYETDVLVIGGGGAGTAAALIAQEQGAQVIIATKLRHGDANTIMAEGGIQAATKAWKDSPYYHYLDVMGGGHFENDPELVKTMVTEAPKVIAWLEKLGCMFNKWEDGKMFTLHGAGTCRKRMHYAGDMTGAEIMRVLRDECRNRIKHIGVLEFSPAVELLLDEKGQCSGAVLYNLETEEYFLVKAKAVVMATGGSGRLHMQGFMTTNHYGATGDGLVMGYRAGVGVRFLHATQYHPTGAVFPEQAEGLLITEKVRGAGANLVNIDGEQFVFEREPRDIESASIIRECTKVGKGVRVPGPLEKYGVWLDSPMIDLLEGEGTVEREFPAKFILYKRYDIDISKLPMLIYPTLHYQNGGLAYSPDGATNLKGFYVAGEVGGGVHGANRLMGNSLLDITVFGRLAGKSAGTFAKARTEVGKLSVQHVRDYHKELEASGIETDRVSPMVLPDYGNPEVKSRQWTTTYVGTVR, encoded by the coding sequence ATGGGATATCCCCAGGAATTGATGGAACTGATCAAGAACGTTGACAGAACGCGGCCTGAACGAGTTGCTCGTAAGAAAGCCGGCCAGGAATTTCGAGCTCTCACTTTGGACGAGCGTAAAGACAGGTTGGAAAAATACCACCCTGACTTTAGAACCGGTGCTCTTCGTGAACTGAAAATAGGTCCGAGCAAAGGCTATGCAATCGCACCGGAAATCGCTGATGTATTCGAGGCCCGAAGCCGCGTGGATCCCGATAAGATCAATTTGAACGAAGTACATTACGAAACCGACGTGCTCGTGATAGGCGGCGGAGGAGCCGGTACTGCTGCTGCTCTCATTGCTCAGGAACAAGGCGCTCAGGTCATTATCGCGACGAAACTCAGGCATGGTGACGCAAACACTATCATGGCCGAGGGTGGTATCCAGGCAGCAACGAAAGCATGGAAGGATTCTCCTTATTATCATTACCTCGACGTCATGGGCGGCGGCCATTTTGAGAACGATCCGGAACTCGTCAAGACCATGGTGACTGAAGCGCCGAAAGTCATTGCGTGGCTGGAAAAACTCGGCTGCATGTTCAACAAATGGGAAGACGGCAAAATGTTTACCTTGCATGGTGCAGGTACGTGCCGCAAACGCATGCATTATGCCGGAGATATGACCGGGGCCGAAATTATGAGGGTGCTCCGGGACGAATGCCGGAACAGGATCAAGCACATCGGGGTGCTGGAATTTTCCCCGGCAGTCGAATTGCTCCTGGATGAGAAAGGCCAGTGCTCCGGGGCGGTTTTATACAACCTCGAAACCGAAGAGTACTTCCTGGTGAAGGCAAAAGCCGTGGTCATGGCTACCGGCGGTTCCGGTCGTTTGCACATGCAGGGTTTTATGACCACCAATCACTACGGAGCGACCGGCGACGGGCTCGTCATGGGCTATCGAGCGGGTGTCGGAGTACGATTCCTTCACGCTACGCAGTATCATCCCACCGGAGCAGTATTTCCCGAGCAGGCGGAAGGTCTTCTCATAACGGAAAAAGTCAGGGGCGCAGGCGCTAACCTGGTAAATATAGACGGTGAGCAGTTCGTTTTCGAGCGCGAGCCTCGCGACATAGAATCTGCAAGCATCATTCGTGAATGCACGAAGGTCGGTAAAGGCGTTCGAGTTCCCGGGCCGCTGGAGAAGTACGGCGTATGGCTGGATTCTCCTATGATCGATCTCCTGGAAGGCGAAGGCACGGTCGAACGCGAATTCCCTGCAAAATTTATCCTTTACAAGCGCTACGACATCGATATTTCCAAACTGCCCATGCTCATCTATCCCACGCTCCATTATCAGAATGGCGGTCTTGCGTATTCCCCGGATGGCGCTACGAATCTTAAGGGTTTCTATGTGGCCGGAGAAGTCGGCGGAGGTGTGCATGGAGCGAACCGGCTCATGGGTAATTCCTTGCTGGACATCACCGTATTCGGACGTCTTGCAGGAAAATCAGCCGGAACCTTTGCCAAGGCAAGAACGGAAGTAGGCAAACTCAGCGTTCAGCACGTGAGAGACTACCACAAAGAACTCGAAGCCTCAGGCATCGAAACGGATCGTGTGTCACCTATGGTGCTTCCGGATTACGGGAACCCTGAAGTCAAGAGTCGTCAGTGGACTACCACGTACGTGGGAACAGTGCGCTAG
- a CDS encoding cytochrome c3 family protein: protein MKPLPENKSTSSAIFDYVRKLPDQSPYWRVQSTAWGLVLILVVAGGVLFAVLGLYGVYGGGNLAYSGIGSPGPVKFRHYTHMTFQNGKYKDCKTCHDKLFASQQYGTFALRALKDSPERKVRIGKDSSTLYVPLTGMTDENALITYEVPRACATCATGNCHDGKESFSRFECLKCHKSY from the coding sequence ATGAAGCCATTGCCGGAAAATAAAAGCACATCCAGCGCTATCTTTGACTATGTGCGCAAACTCCCGGACCAGTCGCCGTACTGGAGAGTGCAATCGACTGCATGGGGATTGGTGCTTATCCTGGTAGTCGCAGGAGGAGTTCTCTTTGCCGTGCTCGGGTTGTACGGCGTGTACGGAGGCGGGAATCTTGCTTATTCCGGTATTGGATCGCCCGGACCGGTGAAGTTTCGGCATTATACGCACATGACGTTTCAGAACGGAAAGTACAAAGACTGCAAAACATGCCACGACAAGCTGTTTGCGAGTCAGCAATACGGTACGTTCGCGCTGCGGGCTCTTAAGGACTCGCCGGAAAGAAAGGTCCGCATCGGGAAAGATTCCTCTACGTTGTACGTTCCGCTCACGGGAATGACCGATGAAAACGCCTTGATCACGTATGAGGTGCCCAGAGCCTGCGCCACCTGCGCAACAGGAAACTGCCACGACGGCAAGGAATCCTTTAGCAGATTCGAATGCCTGAAATGCCACAAGAGTTACTAA